A portion of the Edaphobacter lichenicola genome contains these proteins:
- a CDS encoding cupin domain-containing protein, with product MTSYRFSLWQRRCLHALVGTCFLLCLSHSGFAQTGAVSCKPVSERSGEFGCWILSHQTLASTVAEPLYWSLDTFPTRAEAEAAKGSNGQVVEALGKVWVFTISGKDDRPTGGRHVTQIGPLPIKPQTAYMVQYMESVLQPGMSSVIHRHPGPEAFYTEAGESCLETPQGKQVGRVGVNVIVPEGEPMTVTASGTETRRSIALVLHDSSHPWSTIAADWKPKGLCRD from the coding sequence ATGACTTCCTATCGCTTTTCACTTTGGCAACGACGCTGTTTGCATGCGCTTGTCGGCACTTGTTTCCTTCTCTGCTTAAGTCATAGCGGCTTCGCGCAGACCGGTGCGGTGAGTTGTAAGCCAGTCAGTGAGCGCAGTGGCGAGTTCGGATGCTGGATACTCTCGCATCAGACGCTCGCGAGTACCGTCGCGGAGCCTTTGTATTGGTCACTTGACACCTTTCCGACCCGCGCCGAGGCGGAGGCCGCAAAGGGGAGCAATGGTCAGGTGGTGGAGGCACTGGGCAAAGTGTGGGTCTTCACGATCTCGGGAAAAGACGATCGACCGACGGGGGGACGGCATGTGACCCAGATAGGTCCTTTACCGATCAAGCCGCAGACGGCTTACATGGTGCAATATATGGAGTCCGTTCTGCAGCCTGGGATGTCGAGTGTGATTCATCGTCACCCTGGCCCCGAGGCGTTTTACACGGAGGCGGGAGAGAGCTGTCTGGAGACTCCACAAGGGAAGCAGGTGGGTCGCGTGGGGGTGAACGTGATCGTTCCAGAGGGCGAGCCGATGACGGTGACTGCTTCCGGAACGGAGACAAGGCGTTCGATTGCGTTGGTGCTTCATGACTCGTCGCACCCATGGTCGACGATTGCGGCGGATTGGAAGCCGAAAGGGTTGTGTCGGGATTGA
- the alaS gene encoding alanine--tRNA ligase — protein sequence MINRSGSQIREDFLRFFEGKGHRRVHSSSLVPANDPTLLFTNAGMNQFKDVFLGNEKRDYTRAVSSQKCVRAGGKHNDLENVGFTRRHHTFFEMLGNFSFGDYFKKDAIAYAWELLTTNHDHCFGIDKSKLYVTIFEGDAKVPRDDEAEQFWIETGVPKERIFGMSAKDNFWQMGDTGPCGPCSEIFYDLGIEAAEEPGVDKPFPQDEQRYVEIWNLVFMQFDRSSDGTLTPLPKPSIDTGAGLERVSAVLQGVLSNYETDLFVPLIARAAELTGFTAMSAAEAAGSEEKGAASLRIIADHARAATFLISDGVLPANDGRGYVLRKILRRGIRHGRLLGQEKPFMHEMVFAVRNEMQVAYPELKETAERVAKVVLAEEQQFARTLELGLKQMNEETLRSGALAFRLYETFGMPLDFMVDAARDAGIAFDHAGFDAAKEEEQARARASWKGGSQKSAAPVYRELPKTEFEGYSALRVDGARVLALVKDGIGVPELKGGETGEVVLDATSFYADSGGQVGDVGWLYSGDHNAVVAEVSGATKPVQGVFAHKVRANQTIAVGDTVDTVVDATTRVATTRNHTGTHLLHAALREVLGKHVKQAGSLNDATRLRFDFSHFAGVAEEELQEVEDIVNRQVLGNTKVETMVDVPIDVAVNELGAMALFGEKYGERVRVVKIGDFSTELCGGIHTGATGEIGLIKIVGEGSVSSGVRRVEAVSGTGALHEFRRDFDVAKVVGSFVGSSSDAVAPADALRARIAAQEEEMKKLRRELDQVRMKSASASVSDAASSAVEVKGVKVLAQRVDGIEKAQMRELVDQLRGKLGSGVVVLGAAVEGKVSLIVGVTKDLTAKVQAGKIVGQLAAKVGGKGGGRPDLAEAGGSDVGSLDAALKSAAEVVGGLL from the coding sequence ATGATTAATCGTTCGGGCAGCCAGATTCGGGAAGATTTTTTGCGGTTTTTTGAGGGTAAGGGGCACAGGCGCGTGCACTCTTCTTCGCTGGTGCCGGCGAACGATCCTACGCTGCTGTTTACCAATGCGGGGATGAATCAGTTTAAGGATGTCTTTCTCGGGAACGAGAAGCGGGACTACACGCGGGCGGTGAGCTCGCAGAAGTGCGTGCGGGCCGGGGGCAAGCATAACGATCTGGAGAACGTCGGGTTTACGCGGCGGCACCATACGTTCTTCGAGATGCTGGGGAACTTTTCTTTTGGGGACTACTTCAAGAAGGACGCGATTGCTTATGCGTGGGAGTTGCTGACGACGAATCACGATCATTGTTTTGGGATCGATAAGAGCAAGTTGTATGTGACGATCTTCGAGGGCGATGCGAAGGTTCCGCGGGATGATGAGGCGGAGCAGTTCTGGATTGAGACGGGCGTGCCGAAGGAGAGGATCTTTGGGATGTCGGCCAAGGATAACTTCTGGCAGATGGGGGATACGGGGCCTTGTGGGCCTTGTAGTGAGATCTTCTACGACCTCGGAATTGAAGCCGCGGAGGAGCCGGGGGTGGATAAGCCGTTTCCGCAGGATGAGCAGCGGTATGTCGAGATCTGGAATCTGGTGTTCATGCAGTTTGACCGCAGCAGCGATGGGACGCTGACGCCGCTGCCTAAGCCTTCGATCGATACAGGCGCGGGGTTGGAGCGCGTGTCGGCTGTGCTGCAGGGCGTGCTGTCGAACTATGAGACGGATCTGTTTGTTCCGCTGATTGCGCGGGCAGCAGAGTTGACTGGCTTTACGGCGATGAGCGCTGCCGAGGCTGCGGGTTCGGAAGAGAAGGGCGCGGCAAGTTTGAGGATTATTGCGGACCATGCGCGGGCGGCTACGTTTTTGATCTCGGATGGAGTGTTGCCTGCGAATGACGGCAGAGGGTATGTGCTGCGGAAGATTCTGCGGCGCGGGATTCGGCATGGACGGCTGCTTGGGCAGGAGAAGCCGTTTATGCATGAGATGGTATTCGCGGTGCGAAATGAGATGCAGGTGGCTTATCCGGAGTTGAAGGAGACTGCTGAGCGCGTTGCGAAAGTAGTGTTGGCAGAGGAGCAGCAGTTTGCTCGAACCCTAGAGCTTGGTCTCAAGCAGATGAACGAAGAAACGCTGCGCTCCGGTGCGCTTGCATTCCGTCTCTACGAGACGTTCGGAATGCCGCTGGACTTCATGGTCGATGCGGCGCGCGATGCTGGAATTGCATTCGATCATGCTGGATTCGATGCTGCGAAGGAAGAGGAGCAAGCCCGGGCACGCGCTTCCTGGAAGGGTGGGTCGCAGAAGTCGGCGGCGCCGGTTTATCGGGAGTTGCCGAAGACGGAGTTTGAAGGGTATAGCGCGCTGCGGGTGGATGGGGCGCGGGTGTTGGCGCTGGTGAAGGATGGGATTGGTGTGCCCGAGTTAAAGGGTGGCGAGACTGGCGAAGTGGTGCTCGATGCCACGAGTTTTTATGCGGACTCGGGTGGCCAGGTTGGGGATGTGGGGTGGTTGTACTCGGGTGACCATAACGCAGTTGTCGCTGAGGTGAGTGGCGCTACCAAGCCGGTGCAGGGGGTGTTTGCGCATAAGGTGAGGGCGAACCAGACGATTGCGGTGGGCGATACGGTGGATACGGTGGTGGACGCGACGACTCGGGTGGCGACGACGCGGAATCATACGGGGACGCATCTGCTGCATGCGGCGCTGCGGGAGGTGTTGGGGAAGCATGTGAAGCAGGCGGGGTCGCTGAATGATGCGACGCGGCTGCGGTTTGATTTTTCGCACTTCGCGGGTGTGGCCGAGGAAGAGTTGCAGGAGGTTGAGGATATTGTGAATCGCCAGGTGCTCGGCAATACGAAGGTCGAGACGATGGTGGACGTGCCGATCGATGTGGCGGTGAATGAGCTGGGGGCGATGGCGCTGTTCGGCGAGAAGTATGGCGAGCGCGTGAGGGTGGTGAAGATCGGTGATTTTTCGACGGAGCTTTGCGGCGGGATTCATACGGGGGCTACGGGCGAGATTGGGCTGATCAAGATCGTTGGTGAGGGGTCGGTGTCTTCGGGCGTGAGGCGCGTGGAGGCGGTGTCGGGTACGGGTGCGTTGCATGAGTTCCGGCGCGACTTCGACGTGGCGAAGGTGGTGGGGTCGTTCGTAGGTTCTTCTTCGGACGCGGTCGCGCCTGCGGACGCGTTGCGCGCTCGGATTGCGGCGCAGGAAGAGGAGATGAAGAAGCTGCGGAGGGAGCTGGATCAGGTTCGGATGAAGTCGGCTTCGGCTTCGGTGTCGGATGCGGCCTCGTCGGCGGTTGAGGTGAAGGGCGTAAAGGTGCTGGCGCAGCGGGTGGACGGGATTGAGAAGGCGCAGATGCGCGAGCTGGTGGATCAGCTTCGCGGCAAGCTTGGCTCGGGCGTTGTGGTGCTGGGGGCAGCGGTTGAAGGGAAGGTCTCGCTGATTGTCGGCGTGACGAAGGATCTGACCGCGAAGGTGCAGGCGGGGAAGATTGTTGGGCAGCTTGCGGCCAAGGTTGGAGGTAAGGGCGGTGGACGGCCTGATCTGGCGGAGGCTGGCGGGAGTGATGTTGGGTCGCTGGACGCTGCGTTGAAGAGCGCGGCTGAGGTGGTGGGCGGGTTGCTCTAG
- a CDS encoding type II toxin-antitoxin system Phd/YefM family antitoxin codes for MRRVSLREANQNFSSCVAEVEAGESLILVRRGKPVARIVPFSQEEPRDSKHEAAVKKLAAFLKDGLDLGGIKVNREELYDRGH; via the coding sequence ATGCGTCGCGTATCTCTTCGGGAAGCCAATCAGAATTTCTCATCTTGCGTAGCAGAAGTCGAAGCAGGCGAAAGCCTGATCCTCGTCCGCCGAGGGAAACCTGTTGCGCGCATCGTTCCCTTCAGTCAAGAAGAGCCTCGCGATTCCAAGCACGAAGCAGCAGTCAAAAAACTGGCAGCCTTTCTAAAGGATGGGCTTGACCTCGGTGGAATCAAGGTCAATCGCGAGGAGCTGTATGACCGCGGCCACTAA
- a CDS encoding PIN domain-containing protein — translation MTAATKVTLDTNILIYAIDSSEGSKHTLASKLLLRAAIAKQPLMLQSLNEFSAVVRKKRLMPLTTLKKIIEYHRSTFTLQTPIVEDLLDALQANEDHKLPVWDALLWATARRSGCHIIFSEDFQDGRELGGVRFINPFKLTRRELQELPF, via the coding sequence ATGACCGCGGCCACTAAGGTCACCCTCGATACGAACATCCTGATCTATGCAATAGATTCCAGTGAAGGCAGCAAGCATACTCTCGCAAGCAAGCTCCTCTTGAGAGCAGCAATCGCAAAACAGCCCCTCATGCTTCAGTCACTCAACGAATTTTCTGCAGTTGTCAGAAAGAAACGATTGATGCCTTTGACAACATTGAAGAAAATCATCGAGTACCACCGCAGCACCTTCACACTCCAGACTCCGATCGTCGAAGACTTACTCGACGCTCTCCAAGCCAACGAAGATCACAAGCTGCCAGTCTGGGACGCGCTTTTATGGGCTACAGCGCGCCGTTCGGGTTGCCATATTATCTTCTCGGAAGACTTTCAAGATGGCAGAGAGCTAGGTGGCGTCCGCTTCATCAACCCATTCAAGCTGACACGCCGCGAACTTCAGGAACTTCCGTTTTAA
- a CDS encoding amidohydrolase family protein: MKTITLEEHFLTEGYVRATAEYSAKTGMQFPEMQAKLLDLGAGRIAAMDEAGIDLQVMSLVAFGLEGLSAADGAAVARGVNDELAAAVAAHPDRLAGFATLALKDVGEATKELERCVTKLGFRGVMVNGTVEGRFFDDARFLPFFEAAAALDVPVYLHPAPPPEPVREAYYSGLPGEMGRMLSIAGWGWHSETALHTLRLIVAGLFDKVPGLQLIIGHMGEGLPFALARSSGMLSGPAKLKQTVAEYFKTNIHLTTSGYFTLPPLECALEVVGIERMMYSVDYPFSANTKGKDFLEKVAEVLSAEDMGRLVGENAEKVLGLGAKGVKTEVPEVRGVSA; the protein is encoded by the coding sequence ATGAAGACGATCACGCTGGAAGAGCATTTTTTGACTGAAGGTTATGTGCGGGCGACTGCGGAGTACTCCGCGAAGACTGGGATGCAGTTTCCGGAGATGCAGGCGAAGCTGCTGGACCTGGGTGCCGGGCGGATTGCGGCGATGGATGAGGCCGGGATCGATCTGCAGGTGATGTCGCTGGTTGCGTTCGGGCTGGAGGGGTTGAGTGCGGCGGACGGGGCCGCTGTGGCTCGCGGGGTGAATGATGAGCTTGCGGCGGCGGTGGCGGCGCATCCGGATCGGCTGGCTGGGTTTGCTACGTTGGCGTTGAAGGATGTGGGCGAGGCGACGAAGGAGCTGGAACGCTGCGTTACCAAGCTGGGGTTTCGCGGGGTGATGGTGAATGGGACGGTGGAGGGGCGCTTCTTCGACGATGCGCGCTTTCTGCCGTTCTTCGAGGCAGCCGCTGCGCTTGACGTGCCGGTTTATCTGCATCCTGCGCCCCCTCCGGAGCCGGTGCGCGAGGCGTACTACTCGGGATTGCCGGGGGAGATGGGGCGGATGCTGTCGATCGCTGGATGGGGATGGCATTCGGAGACGGCGCTGCATACGCTGCGGCTGATTGTGGCGGGATTATTTGATAAGGTGCCAGGGCTGCAGTTGATCATCGGGCACATGGGCGAGGGGCTGCCGTTTGCGTTAGCCCGGTCGAGTGGGATGCTGTCGGGACCGGCGAAGTTGAAACAGACGGTAGCGGAGTACTTCAAAACGAATATTCATCTGACGACGAGTGGGTACTTCACGCTGCCTCCGCTGGAGTGTGCGCTGGAGGTGGTGGGTATCGAGCGGATGATGTACTCGGTGGACTATCCGTTTAGCGCGAATACTAAGGGCAAGGATTTTTTGGAGAAGGTTGCGGAGGTGTTGTCTGCGGAGGATATGGGGAGGCTAGTGGGTGAGAATGCGGAGAAGGTGTTGGGGTTGGGTGCTAAAGGAGTTAAAACGGAAGTTCCTGAAGTTCGCGGCGTGTCAGCTTGA